In a genomic window of Aromatoleum aromaticum EbN1:
- a CDS encoding complement resistance protein TraT translates to MIKKAIVVAVAATVLSGCAATQVAISKRDLDVQTKMSQTVFLDPVGASKKTVFVSVRNTSDRQELDVSQEIAAAIQAKGYTLMDDPDAAHYILQANILQVGKTSPTATEAALNQGYGAAVLGGVVMGSGVAYAGGSSGRGIAAAGIVGALAETIAGAAVKDVYYSISTDLQIRERIRGGGTATVNSAHQLKQGTSGGSNVTYSEQSEHKIYQTRIVSVANQVNLEFEAAVPELKRGLVTSIAGLF, encoded by the coding sequence TTGATTAAGAAAGCTATTGTCGTGGCCGTTGCCGCGACCGTCCTTAGCGGTTGTGCCGCTACCCAGGTTGCGATCAGCAAGCGTGATCTCGACGTCCAGACCAAAATGAGCCAGACGGTTTTTCTTGACCCGGTGGGGGCATCCAAAAAAACTGTATTCGTCTCGGTGCGCAACACCAGCGACCGTCAGGAGCTCGACGTAAGCCAAGAGATCGCTGCTGCGATTCAGGCCAAGGGCTACACGTTGATGGATGACCCGGATGCTGCGCACTACATCCTCCAGGCAAACATCCTTCAGGTCGGCAAGACGTCCCCCACGGCGACGGAAGCCGCCCTCAATCAGGGTTATGGTGCAGCCGTCCTGGGTGGCGTTGTGATGGGATCGGGTGTTGCCTACGCCGGAGGCAGCAGCGGCCGGGGCATCGCTGCAGCAGGTATCGTCGGCGCATTGGCTGAAACGATCGCAGGCGCCGCAGTGAAGGACGTCTACTACTCGATCTCGACGGACTTGCAGATTCGTGAACGAATCCGCGGTGGAGGCACGGCAACCGTCAATTCCGCCCATCAGCTCAAGCAGGGTACGAGCGGCGGGTCCAATGTGACGTATTCGGAGCAGTCCGAACACAAGATCTACCAGACCCGAATCGTCTCCGTGGCCAACCAGGTCAACCTCGAGTTCGAGGCTGCTGTTCCGGAGCTCAAGCGCGGTTTGGTGACCTCGATCGCAGGCTTGTTCTAG
- a CDS encoding TerC family protein, giving the protein MPHFGFPVEAIIIFLSVVGLSVYLDLFAHRKSTEITLSDSVRWSLFWVALALAFYGYLWVRFSKEWADLYLAGYALEKSLSIDNLMVFMAIFASFGIKGVLQHRILYYGIIGALVFRAIFVLIGTSLFLASPWVGFLFAAFVIWSGIKMLQAGGGDGDELDDYSNHWSVRVTGKMMPVYTRLHLDRFFVRHHELLEVNGDKTAAQVTRIGTTYVTPAFLCLMAIETSDIAFAFDSVPAVIAVTQEPLLVYAAMIFAILGLRSLYFVLAALTKYLVHLEKAVIGLLFFIGAKMTLQSWNHAIGDTGIHISPSMSLSVVLGMLALGVVASFVFPAKDEPDEAATNPTNPN; this is encoded by the coding sequence GTGCCACACTTTGGTTTTCCCGTCGAAGCAATCATCATCTTTCTGTCTGTGGTCGGGCTGTCCGTTTACCTCGACCTCTTCGCCCACAGAAAGAGCACAGAAATAACGCTGTCCGACTCCGTGCGCTGGTCCCTTTTTTGGGTTGCGCTTGCACTAGCCTTCTACGGATATCTCTGGGTTCGGTTCTCCAAGGAGTGGGCTGATCTGTATCTTGCCGGCTACGCCCTGGAGAAATCGCTCTCGATCGATAACCTCATGGTCTTCATGGCGATCTTCGCTTCGTTCGGGATCAAGGGCGTGCTACAACATCGAATCCTGTACTACGGGATTATCGGCGCACTGGTTTTCCGCGCTATCTTTGTACTCATTGGCACGAGCCTTTTCCTTGCGAGCCCTTGGGTCGGATTCCTGTTTGCCGCCTTTGTCATTTGGAGCGGGATCAAGATGCTCCAAGCCGGCGGCGGTGACGGTGATGAACTTGACGATTACTCCAATCACTGGAGCGTTCGTGTGACGGGCAAGATGATGCCTGTCTACACGCGACTGCACCTTGACCGCTTCTTCGTTCGCCACCATGAACTGCTTGAGGTGAATGGCGATAAAACGGCGGCCCAAGTGACGCGGATCGGCACAACGTATGTCACCCCGGCGTTCCTGTGCTTGATGGCGATCGAGACGTCCGACATCGCGTTCGCATTCGACTCTGTGCCGGCGGTTATCGCAGTGACTCAGGAACCGCTCCTGGTCTATGCCGCGATGATATTTGCAATCCTCGGACTGCGAAGCCTGTACTTCGTGCTTGCGGCACTCACGAAGTATCTCGTCCACCTCGAGAAAGCTGTCATCGGCCTGCTGTTCTTCATCGGTGCAAAGATGACACTGCAGTCCTGGAACCATGCAATCGGCGACACCGGCATCCATATCAGCCCGAGCATGAGCCTGTCTGTCGTTTTGGGCATGCTCGCTCTTGGCGTTGTGGCTTCCTTTGTCTTCCCGGCCAAAGATGAGCCTGACGAAGCCGCTACGAATCCGACGAATCCGAACTAA
- a CDS encoding tellurite resistance TerB family protein — MAFTDWLKRNVTEARDTINAEITKFKSKDLLEAIVASSAMVAYADGQISSDEKQKLMGYLRSSEQLKHFDQNDVIKLFQKYVEKYEFDATIATGEVMAAVSKFKGKPQAQLVVRVCCAIGASDGDFDQTEKDVVRRMCAELELDATAFGL, encoded by the coding sequence ATGGCTTTTACAGATTGGCTCAAGCGCAACGTCACCGAGGCTCGAGACACCATCAATGCCGAGATCACCAAGTTCAAATCGAAGGATCTTCTTGAAGCGATCGTCGCATCCAGTGCGATGGTCGCCTATGCTGATGGCCAGATTTCATCGGACGAGAAGCAAAAGCTCATGGGCTACCTGCGAAGCTCGGAGCAGTTGAAGCACTTCGACCAAAACGACGTGATCAAGCTTTTCCAGAAATACGTTGAGAAGTACGAGTTCGACGCCACCATCGCGACCGGCGAAGTCATGGCCGCTGTCAGCAAGTTCAAAGGCAAACCCCAGGCACAGTTGGTCGTTCGGGTGTGCTGCGCGATCGGCGCCTCCGATGGCGATTTCGATCAGACGGAAAAGGATGTGGTTCGACGGATGTGCGCCGAGCTCGAACTTGACGCGACTGCGTTTGGCCTTTGA
- a CDS encoding HU family DNA-binding protein, which translates to MNKADLIDAIASKAGVTKAVAAATTDAFLESVTETLADGGSVMLVGFGNFTVSERAERTGRNPQTGAEVQIPAAKVPKFSAGAKLKAAVNNT; encoded by the coding sequence GTGAATAAGGCTGATCTGATTGATGCGATTGCATCCAAGGCGGGGGTGACCAAGGCCGTCGCGGCTGCAACAACGGATGCGTTTCTCGAGAGCGTTACGGAGACGCTGGCCGATGGTGGCTCGGTCATGCTGGTCGGCTTTGGGAATTTCACGGTGAGCGAGCGTGCAGAGCGTACGGGCCGTAACCCTCAAACAGGTGCTGAGGTCCAGATTCCGGCAGCCAAGGTACCGAAATTCTCCGCCGGAGCGAAGCTGAAGGCGGCCGTCAATAACACGTGA
- a CDS encoding helix-hairpin-helix domain-containing protein — protein MSQIITLTASDGSTVQFVDEKKASGGLKDVFFSPDKTYVVAFYRDKLDQVGRERLNLITGTYRDRVFNQEGGDYLKNLLCWPRATVEHNGRVGVVVPFFAKHFFFEHGSRNDDQMLGIRKREKEGKWFASAKNRSKFLDPRELGDGLTQLKTCIMMARAVRRLHSAGLAHSDLSYKNVLVDPSAGRACLIDLDGLVVPSKFPPDVAGTPDFFAPEVVATSKLDRHDPNRKLPSRLTDQHALAVLIYMNLLFRHPLRGDKVHDVNDTQRDEELAMGERALFIEHPTDHSNRVKLANVPPAELPWKDTQKLPYTITGPYVSELIRRAFIDGLHHPNARPTADEWETALVKTADLLQPCQNPQCAQKWFVFDNTTKPCCPHCGTAFRGKLPVLNLYSSHKEGSFRTDNHRLMVYSGQSAFQWHSSRLVFPNERLTPEQAKRVGYFVFHNDDWYFVNEALPSLRDVTAMQDIPVGGRIKLEDGGQILFARETGGRLAVIQMVSQ, from the coding sequence ATGAGCCAGATCATCACACTGACCGCCAGTGACGGTTCCACGGTGCAGTTTGTCGACGAGAAGAAAGCTTCCGGCGGACTGAAGGACGTTTTTTTCTCCCCCGACAAGACTTATGTGGTTGCCTTCTACCGTGACAAGCTCGACCAGGTTGGCCGAGAACGGCTCAACCTGATCACCGGCACTTACCGTGACCGGGTTTTCAACCAGGAAGGCGGCGACTACCTGAAGAACCTCCTGTGCTGGCCGAGAGCGACCGTCGAACACAATGGCCGGGTGGGCGTGGTCGTTCCCTTCTTCGCCAAGCACTTCTTCTTCGAGCACGGATCGCGCAACGACGATCAGATGCTCGGTATTCGCAAGCGTGAGAAAGAGGGCAAGTGGTTCGCATCGGCCAAGAACCGATCGAAGTTTCTTGACCCACGGGAGCTCGGCGATGGCCTCACGCAACTGAAGACGTGCATCATGATGGCGCGAGCCGTACGCCGCTTGCACTCTGCTGGCCTTGCTCACTCGGACCTGAGCTACAAGAACGTCCTCGTCGATCCTTCCGCGGGACGCGCTTGCCTGATCGACCTTGACGGACTGGTTGTCCCAAGCAAGTTCCCGCCAGATGTCGCTGGCACGCCGGACTTCTTCGCTCCGGAGGTGGTTGCGACCTCCAAACTCGATCGCCACGACCCGAACCGCAAGCTCCCTTCACGCCTGACCGATCAGCATGCGCTCGCGGTGCTGATCTACATGAACCTGCTCTTCCGGCATCCCCTACGCGGCGACAAGGTCCATGACGTCAACGACACGCAGCGCGACGAGGAACTGGCGATGGGCGAGCGGGCGCTCTTCATCGAGCACCCGACCGATCACAGCAACCGCGTGAAGTTGGCCAACGTGCCGCCGGCTGAACTGCCCTGGAAGGACACACAGAAGCTGCCCTACACGATCACCGGGCCATATGTATCAGAGCTCATCCGACGCGCTTTCATCGATGGGTTGCATCATCCCAACGCTCGGCCGACGGCTGACGAGTGGGAAACAGCCTTGGTCAAGACAGCCGATCTGCTACAGCCCTGTCAGAACCCGCAGTGCGCGCAAAAGTGGTTTGTTTTTGACAACACCACCAAACCCTGCTGCCCACACTGCGGCACAGCATTTCGTGGGAAGCTGCCCGTTCTGAATCTCTACTCTTCACACAAGGAAGGAAGCTTCAGAACCGACAACCATCGTCTCATGGTGTATTCAGGTCAGTCTGCCTTTCAGTGGCACTCGAGTCGTCTCGTCTTCCCCAATGAGCGGCTCACGCCTGAGCAGGCCAAGCGTGTTGGCTATTTCGTTTTTCACAACGACGACTGGTATTTCGTTAACGAAGCCCTGCCATCGTTGCGCGACGTGACCGCAATGCAGGACATACCAGTGGGCGGGCGCATCAAGCTCGAAGACGGCGGGCAGATCCTGTTCGCGCGGGAAACAGGGGGAAGGCTCGCAGTGATCCAAATGGTGAGTCAATGA